Proteins co-encoded in one Hyla sarda isolate aHylSar1 chromosome 4, aHylSar1.hap1, whole genome shotgun sequence genomic window:
- the RNF227 gene encoding RING finger protein 227 — protein MTSPLPNVSVEEEECGICYLDYCQERKRRSLAACHHVICSGCLESLASMGGDEVTCPFCRAPSPLPSDDEEGAGTTDVTGRFKWFKRLYRRKSKAGSRRRGSMANEDLRDMVLICSYFM, from the exons ATGACGTCACCACTGCCTAACGTCTCCGTAGAGGAGGAAGAGTGCGGCATCTGTTACCTTGACTACTGCCAGGAGAGAAAGCGGCGCTCATTGGCCGCCTGCCACCACGTGATCTGCTCCGGCTGCCTGGAGAGCCTGGCTTCCATGGGAGGCGATGAAGTGACCTGCCCCTTTTGCCGCGCGCCGTCGCCGTTGCCCAGCGACGACGAAGAGGGGGCGGGGACTACTGACGTCACCGGACGCTTCAAATGGTTCAAGAGACTGTACAGGAGAAAATCGAAGGCGGGGTCTCGCCGTAGAG GTTCTATGGCCAACGAGGACCTACGGGACATGGTGCTGATTTGCTCCTACTTCATGTGA